In Humulus lupulus chromosome 6, drHumLupu1.1, whole genome shotgun sequence, a single genomic region encodes these proteins:
- the LOC133784611 gene encoding receptor-like protein EIX2: MVEGPFPNGFSRFPNLRELYLDYNNLTGLLPDLSSMPNLTVFSANNNKFNGTSIDSIGELYFLERLDVSSNSLTGVISEVNLRCPNLKELDLSYNSLTMKFQSNWVPPFQLKSIRLSSLREVSTGFLDLSNNQLIGRLPDCWENFNTLCVLKLSNNNFFGEIPSSIGSSSTRFQTLQLSKLLVLDLGHNNLEDIVPWWIGERLTKLVFLSLKSNKFYGYVPSNLCHLTKIQILDLSQNNLSGAIPSCLENFTSMVLEQKFDDHITSTIVFRTSPLEGTLFGRFENNAWIIWKGVEYEYGKILGLLRIIDLSSNKLNGNIPFEVTSLVQLVQLNLSRNELSGSSPENIGNLTELESLDLSHNKLSGKIPTSLAEVTLLNYLDLSNNRLLGRISASTQLQSFNASSYLDNLALCGLPLTSFCPGDETLLPSPATSNGDDGKWFNMSSFYIGICAGFLIGFCGNFLLDSSWRFAYFQFMRIFGGWLYQMIITLLKRAGLRGKQAWQ, translated from the exons ATGGTTGAAGGTCCTTTTCCCAATGGTTTTAGTAGATTTCCAAATCTTCGTGAGTTGTATTTAGACTACAACAACCTCACTGGTCTATTGCCTGATCTTTCTTCAATGCCCAACTTGACAGTTTTCAGTGCAAATAATAATAAGTTCAATGGTACTTCAATTGATAGTATTGGTGAGCTTTATTTTCTTGAGAGGTTAGATGTCTCTTCGAATTCTCTCACAGGGGTCATATCTGAAGTTAACTTACGTTGTCCTAATTTGAAAGAGCTAGACTTATCGTATAACTCTTTGACAATGAAATTTCAATCCAATTGGGTTCCCCCATTTCAACTGAAATCCATAAGGCTCTCTTCTT TGAGAGAGGTTTCGACAGGTTTTCTTGACCTTTCTAATAATCAGTTAATCGGAAGGCTGCCTGATTGTTGGGAGAATTTCAACACTCTTTGTGTTTTAAAGTTGAGCAACAATAACTTTTTTGGAGAGATCCCAAGCTCAATTGGTTCTAGTTCAACTAGATTTCAGACTCTACAATTGAG TAAGCTTCTAGTTTTGGATTTGGGACATAATAATTTGGAAGATATAGTACCATGGTGGATAGGTGAAAGATTAACAAAGTTGGTTTTTCTTAGTCTCAAATCAAATAAATTCTACGGATATGTACCATCAAATCTTTGTCATCTTACTAAGATTCAAATATTGGATCTCTCCCAAAATAATTTGTCGGGAGCCATCCCTTCATGCCTTGAGAATTTCACCTCAATGGTACTTGAACAAAAATTTGACGATCATATCACCAGCACAATAGTCTTCAGAACTAGTCCGCTTGAAGGTACCTTATTTGGTCGTTTTGAAAATAATGCATGGATCATTTGGAAAGGAGTAGAGTATGAATACGGTAAGATTCTTGGATTGCTAAGAATTATTGATCTTTCAAGCAACAAATTGAATGGAAATATCCCATTTGAAGTAACTAGTCTTGTACAATTGGTTCAGCTAAATCTATCAAGAAATGAATTGAGTGGAAGCAGTCCAGAGAATATAGGGAACTTGACTGAGCTAGAATCATTGGATTTGTCTCACAATAAGCTTTCTGGGAAGATTCCCACAAGCTTGGCTGAAGTAACTTTGTTGAATTACTTGGATTTATCAAATAATAGATTATTAGGGAGAATCTCTGCAAGTACTCAATTACAGAGCTTTAACGCTTCTTCGTACCTTGATAATCTTGCACTGTGTGGACTTCCTCTAACAAGCTTTTGCCCCGGAGATGAGACACTATTGCCAAGTCCTGCTACTTCAAATGGGGACGATGGGAAATGGTTTAACATGTCATCATTTTACATTGGAATTTGTGCGGGCTTCCTCATTGGATTTTGTGGGAATTTTCTGCTGGACTCTTCTTGGAGATTTGCTTATTTTCAGTTCATGCGTATTTTTGGAGGCTGGCTTTACCAGATGATTATTACCCTCTTAAAAAGGGCTGGATTAAGAGGAAAGCAAGCTTGGCAATAA